Genomic DNA from Corylus avellana chromosome ca4, CavTom2PMs-1.0:
ATCATTGATTTTAATGCATGACTAGTTACAGTGCCGGATACACGTGGGGGCGACCGCCCCTGGGTCGCCcccggtaaaaaaaaattttttaaaaattttaaagtaaaaatttgaagaaatttgaaGGGCACCCCTGgtagaaataaaaaagaaaaaagaaaagctctcCAGTCTCCAACCCGCCCagcaaaatccaaaaatatacCCCCTACAAATTTTTTACCATCTCTACTAGACTAGAGAGGACTGGCTGGACTGCAATGtccacaaaaaaattaataaataaaaataaaaataaaatagaagttttTTCCTGCTTTCTGCTCAACACGCAATCACCATTTTGTCAACCAAAATTCACAAGGCACGCTACACCAGGGGAAAGGAGGCaaagtttgtttttcaaaaaatctcaaATCTTACTCAATCTCACATTCTCATCTCACCCAACccaaacccaaagaaaaagagaaattttttgtaGTTGAAGAAATACCAAAGGCAAGAGAAGCACACCAAGATTGGTTGTACATCCACCGATCTGTTGACTGCTGTACATCCACCGTCGTCTTCAGCTCGCCATGACGCCGTCCACGCACCACCAGCAGAAGTGAACAGGGCATCGTGAGTTTCACTCTCTTCTCTGTAGATTATAGTCTCTAATGTTatttatgctttgagatttgaggcttttctaaaagaaaagcGGTAGGAACGGTGACACCATTTTTGTTGGCTTGAGGAGTGAAAGGTGAAATAAGACTTAGACTGTGATTATGTGATTTGTGAATTTGTGATTTTGAAGAAGGTGTGGCCGTGTGCCAGTGTGTGGGTGaaacactaaacaaaaaaaacacaaaataagaagaaaaaaagttgggtcTTGAATCTAGGTGTGGCCGCGTGTCAGCGAGTCAGTGACACCCGGCCCCACCTagaattgagaaaataaaaaaataaaaataaaaaggtgatTCGTGAAGAGTGGTGATCAATAAAGTAATTTGTCATTATCTTTAGtttttaattgagaaaataaatcttTCTTTCTAGAATtgcttaaggaaaaaaaaattgttgagataGTAGTGGGGAAATagtctttaaaattgtttttactttttagtctttaatttatagtaaaactcacaagaatattattgcttaaaaaaaaaaaaaaaaaagacaatttaattataaacaagaatattgcttaaattatttgttttcattgGTTTGCAACATTGTTGGACTAACTCCTTTTTGTGGTCTGTGtgttttcaagaaatttttcaaGATAACTAATTCACTCAAAGGTACTCATTGTTTTTTTAGatacttttagttatttaattgtGCTCAATTTATTTCgcaagtagtttaaattattatgtgtttgtgacgtcgttagatgaagatttttaatagttactttaatttttgtttttttctttgttgggtaatttgatgagtttgaatTGCTtcgtgatacatatattgtagtataatttaattttttattgtatttatcatattataataaaaatataatacataaagagaaaaaaaaaattatcattatgttttattatttttttgNNNNNNNNNNNNNNNNNNNNNNNNNNNNNNNNNNNNNNNNNNNNNNNNNNNNNNNNNNNNNNNNNNNNNNNNNNNNNNNNNNNNNNNNNNNNNNNNNNNNGGTATCGGCCTTTTCCCCAACCCGCCCCGCACCCTGCGGGTTTCAAAATTTCAACCCGCCACCCGAGCACAAACAGCAACACCCGTGCGGGTTCGGGTATTGCGGGAGGGGGCGGATCGGGGCGGGTATTGCGGGTTCTTCTCCAgattctctttcttctcctccattttcgtctGATCCTCTCAGAACgccaagaaacaaacaaacacacacaaccttgcagaaaaccaaagaacgaaaaagaaaaccaaagatcGTGGATCTACAAGAtcgtggagagagagaaaaaaaaacttagatcTACAAGATCGTGGTTTGTGGAGGTGGGAGCGGCGCAGCAACGGTGATCTAAGGAGGTGAAGCGGCGACATAGGCTAGAGAGAGAAGCttgagaggcagagagagagcaAGGGAGACGAGAGactgagagggagagaaaagggGGAGGCggcagaagaaaaagagagagacgcTTAATGgagtagggttagggtttttttcgTTTTATACTTATGcatcgggtcgggtcgggtcggggcgggtacccgcatgaaaaaatatttaaaacccgcaacccgccccgccccgcatgggttgaaagaattctacccgaacccgcaaaaaaacacatgaaacccGGGCGGGTCGGGGCGGTTCGGGGCGGGGCGGTTCGGGTttgcgggttgggcgggtttttgcccacccctaccgCTAGCTAGCCacctattcattttttaaaaaaagatttaatttttaattaaattattattttaatgtaatgtGTCAAAAATTCATGCGTGGCACTAACAAATGGCATAATTTCGTACGGAAAATCAACGGAAGGATTTATTGCACATTTTCGATAAACTTTGGTTAttaaaactgaaaagaaaaaaaaaatgaggtatGATCTGATTTTGCCCATTGACTCTATctaaaaaatttccttaaatttacCTTTCAAAAAGCTAGAAGAGTGAatttgaaattacttttttaatatttaagataaaaatttattatagtaatattttaaaattaaaaaggcgccatcttaattttttggaaaagaCCTCAATTTTTATTGTGCCGTCTCTAGCTTAACCtcatctctctctgtctcactGTTCTTGTATATATGTTCACGCTCAAACCTCATCTCTCTTCGGGTATGAGACGAACAAGAAGAAGACGAGAGGGAATGGAGCGTTTGATGATGCCAAGTGGTTTTGTAGAGATATGGTAGTAAAAATGGTAGTAGCATTTCTGAATTTCATTTATGAAAGcgatgattttttattaatgaaattgtgATGCGTTTGGTACAGAGCACTCCCGTTTGATCATTTGCTTCTCTCATTCATGATCGGTTTTAAAGTTGCTTTCctaatatttttcctatatatctTCAGGGTCTAAGAGGACAAGCATGAGTTTCGGTGGGCTTTTTTGTTTGAGAACgaataaaaaggaagaaagagaggaagaaagagagaaatcatTTTTGAGAAATGGAGGCATTTTATTAAAGGATCTGATTGCTTCAAGTAATGGAAAATGTAATCCCATTCGCAATTTCTCTGCTGAGGAGCTCATCACAGCAACAAACAACTTCGATTCAAGTCACATTATGCAAACTTGTACATTATTTCCAGAAAAGTGGCTTGGTGGGTCAgaatatgaatttcttgaagtgACTTATCTTATGTATAAGGGTTATCTAGATGGTCGCCCAATCATTGTTAAGAAGTTCACGAGCGAGAACTTGGAGGAGTATAAACCTCTGTCCCAAGCTATACGTGACATTGTGATAGGAACCCAGATGAGCAACCACAACAACGTTTTAAAGCTCTTAGGCTGCTGTTTAGAGTTTCCTATACCTGTTCTTGTGCATGAATACGCCACAAATGGAGCTCTCAATGATAAAGGAGGTTTTGGAGCTGATAAAGAATTTCTACCTTGGAAGATTAGGTTGCGTATTGCTAAGCAGCTTGCAAATGCACTTACATATCTCCACACTGCTCTTCTCAGGCCAGTCATCCATAGGGATTTAAGACCCTCCGCCATTTTCTTGGACCATAACTTTGTTCCTAAACTCTGCAACTTCTCAATCTCCATAACAATACCTCCTGGCGAATCTCATGCAAGAGATGATACGATCATTCAGCCTACGTACTGTGACCCTGAATATTTTGAGTCCGGCTCTATGAATGAGAAAAGTGACGTCTATAGCTTTGGCATAGtcttacttatttttttaacaggGAAAAAAGCTACAGGTTTTGTTTGGACAACAGAATTTCATGCTTCAAATGAGCATGTGACCACTGAAATTGTGGATCCCAATATTTTGAGGGAGGAAGGAGGAGATGGGCAAGCTCAACAAGTGGAAGCTTTTTTAGCGCTTGCATTGGCATGCATCCGAAGGAAAGGTGAAGAAAGGCCTGATATGATTGATGTGGCAAAAGAGCTCATGCGGATTGAAAAGTCCATATGACCTTTTCCTTGATGTAGAATATGGCGGATTATCTACAGAGTCATTTagtgtctttatttttattgtcttttatttttcaagttagAAACtgaactaatatatatatatatataagtgatgaccatatatataattaggtCAATGCACTCGGCAGGATAGTTGTTGAGATGGtgcaaaagataattttttctgAAATTCTGATGCTAATTTTTTCTGAAATTCTGATGCTCTCTCGATATTCATAGACCGGAAAGAAAGCTCTCAAGAGGCAAACGCAATATCTCGAATCTTgtaagattttattattattattattattatttacttctCTCCTATAGTATTGTTTGATTTCTGATGTGGGTtatgttaaattttaatattggAGCTTGTCTATTTGATTGGAAACTAGCTAGCTACGTACACAACAATAATAACCTATGgtaatgtttttgtttctttctttgaaaaaatgttatgaCGTAGTGTAAAAGTAAAatctgtttttgtgttttgagaagtgtaaaacaaaacaaaagttatatatcaagtttaaaatattaaaaaaaattcaaacaaaagcACGACCtactttctttttataattttgtttctcttattttcttctaCCAATACATCTAATCTTTTTCTTGTTGGTTATATCTGCTAAGGATATTACGTTAgagttatttacttccttaggtaTTCTAGGTCTATTAGGTTTACCTTACCTTAGTTTACTAGGTTACTTGTTTATCACTCATAGCTTATCTACAAATAGAGATCTCTGTAATCATTCATATCAATTCATATAAATACAATGTAGTTTATTGTGTGTTTCCGCTCTCCCTATTATTCTTCcgctcttctatatctctccagcattctaacatggtatcagagccacttttctGTGGCTTTCAATGATCGTCTTTTATAGTATTTTCCTTTTGTCGAATTTTAGTCTTATCGCCCTACATCAAGCGCCGCCAGAATTTATGCTACCCATAATCTCAAAATCGTGCTAGCTTATAGATCCGGAATTGCCATCTGCCCTCCGACGCGACGCCATGCGCCTCCTCCAGTTTCTGCCTACACCGTCGTTGCCCTTGCAAGAGCTACATGCTTCTGCCACTGACGACAGTTCATACGCCGCCAAGTATAGATCCAAAGAGATTTGAAGTGTCCAAGCTTCTATGGTGGTGTTCACACGTGCCACCAGAAGGTTCTATCTGTCAGTAAACGCGCGTCCCAAGAGCAGTTCACGCGCCGGTGAGACTCGGCTAAGAATCTTTTCGTTCATGTAACATGCTGCCACACAACGCTGATCACCTTGGTAATAGAGCCAATCGATAGATCAGGGCCAAACGAGTCTAGAGCCATCGAGCACAGCCTCATCGAACCATCCACGCGCCTACATGCGCCGCTGCAAGTCACTCCACAAGGCTCCACGCCCCACCACGTCTTCCTGATTAGGAAGGTTACTGGTCCATCTTATAGATCCAGCTTCGACGGTTAGATCCCCGCCAAGCATGCCGCCATAGAACTCCGCGTGCGCCTCCACGCGCTAGTAAAAGCTTCTGTGCGTGGGATTCATGCGCCCACGCTCCCCCACTCGCTAATCTCCTTCATCGCGTGTGAGATGCACGTGCCTCACAAAGCTGCAAAGCCTGGCGTGTGCACCACACACGCCAGCGCATCTCTTCCTCTCCTGGTAGCCACATGTCAAACTCTTAGTGTGCCATGTCATCACCTCTGCCATGTCATCAACCCTAGCACGTCATCAACCCTGCCATGTCAACACATCTGCCACGTCAGCACATCGACCATGTCAGTGACTCTGCCACATTAGTACCTTGCCAgagttgaccgttgactttgactttgaccactgaaaAGTTGACCACTTAATTTTTCatcctgatttcaaatttgtggtatatttttgcttttggcatctctatatggcagaaaacaagattcttctccaaatttaggcatttgttttatgcggttcaagtCAGTTCTTACATTGTTCAATTCGGTTCCACAGCCTTTTTCTTTGGCGTAGTTCAATtcggttcattcttcttgcggtAGGCACTCTTgggtcagaccaatctttcctcaggtccatgggttttcaggccaaagaagcccctttcaaccggcccacttatgccttgtcaaatgccgccatcaccAGTCATTGCAGCCTCTCCTAAGCCATTGATCCATTActagtgagaattttttttggggtcagacctttcaacggtccaaaggtttcaggcatgattagcctcttcaaccgacCTTTTTCTCCCTACTTAGCTCACCAACCAAGCGAGACGACCTTACTTAGCTCAATCAACCAGGCGAGACAGCTTTCTCTCTGCTCGACCAGACGAGGCTAGCTatttcattactagtatatggttttcaagtcaaattaccaccaagtgaaccaagctctaACTTAAATGCATAGCtcaattcaggcagaatccaccggtctctagcaacttttatggcgttactCCAGAAACTTTTTCGGCAAAAGCAACTTTTTTGgcgaattcatttttctttcatttttcttttacccaaactcaagtttacacattgagttcgagaggggatgttaagaatattatgttagggttatttacttccttaggtaTTATAGGTCTATTAGGTTTACTTTaacttagtctactaggttactTGTTTACCTTACCTTAATCTACTAGGTTACTTATTTATCATTCATAgtctttctataaatagaggtctttGTAGTCATTCATATCAATACAAtatagtccattgtgtgcttccactctctctattattcttccactcttctatatctctccagcattctaacatggtatcagcgCATTCTAACAAtatcattatttatttgtttgattttttatatattatacttaCTATCAAACACCAATAGATCATTGATTTTAGTTGGTTGTTGTTACAAGTTATGATCGCGTATCATTGATTTTAATACATGACTAGTTAAATTCTACTTACAATCGTTATCTTACATTAAAGCTAAAAATTGGTTAGTCATATTATCTTTTGAGAATAATAAATTGGGTtcataacttttttggtacatcagttttcacttttttatttttccacccctaagttttaaaacatgacaaatttagtacccaacctatgagaaaagacaaaatcaatacctctgTTAGTTCTGTCAGTCTAATTTAACAGAATTTTCACGTGTCGCTTTCAAAATATGCTACGtgtcctaaaaagtaaaaataattaataataataataataataataataataataaaaaactaaaccttaaaaaaaaaaaaaccacgaGCTGCCAGCTTCTTCATCTTTgttcctctctctttcctcttccctctccccctcACCGACGGGAGACGGCCGGCCACCGGATACCACCATAAATCTTTAACCATAAGTTTGTAGaatcattttcattctcatcCAAACAAGTACACAACCAACCAAACAACCCACAAATCTTTAACCACCATAAGCCAATGTTCCAAGAAAACCCAACATattctcaaatctcaattcAGCCACCTACCGAGAACTACCCAGAATTCAGACATGGCAGAGAACATAAAATCAAACCCAAAGTTTAATCAACAACAAACTCAATTTTCGATACCCATTCGGCCAAGAATACCCAGAAAATCAACAAAGCACCCAAAACACTAAGAAACAAAGCAAATCAACCCCTTAGAAACCCAAAACaaggcaaatccaccacaacCAAAACAGAACAATCAACCAACCGGCCAAAacaccacaaaaaataaaattggacaaaacccaacccagaaaatcaaacaaaaataacccaaaatcaAGCCTCAACTTCAACCGGCTAAGACCCGCCTGGGTTACCGGCGTGGAGGAGAGAAAAAGAGGTGACCCACCGGTGTTTTCCTTCCTATGTCAATCCAGTGGCCGGGGGTGGGTTTGGCCGGTTGGGTGATGGGTTTTTCGGTTGCGTTCGCGGTATCCGGTGGCCGGCTGTCTCCTGTCAGAGGggagggaagaggaaagagagaggaacAAAGATGAAGAAGGCAGCTcgtgtgttctttttttttttttttttttttttaggtttagttttttttttaaaaaaaaaattgttattattattattattattatttttaattatttttactttttaggacacgtggcatattttGAAAGCGACACGTGAAAATTCTGTTAAATGAGACTGACAAAATTAacggaggtattgattttgtcttttcccataagTTGGATACtaaatttgtcatgttttaaaacttaggaggaaaaaaataaaaaagtgaaaactgaggtaccaaaaaagttattaaccctaataaattaacaaaacttgtacatgaaaatttgattaattttaggGAATTTTTGAAATTAGCCATTGAGTCAACGCACCAAAATAAATCACACctcaaaaatttattattatttttttctagttttaattgcacaagttctttgaaaagGTGAAATTGATCATTCCCTTGATTTTCTATCCGGAATTGTTTTAGCCGTTAGTGCCACGTCAGTATTTTTGCCGcatcacattaaaataataattttttttagtaaattaataattttattaaaaaataaatctttaaaagaaaaaaagaaaacaaaagaagatgagagaataaaggcaaaaaaaaaaaaaaaaaagctaaaatgaAGGGTTAGACAAACAGCGATGGGGCTGCcacccataggggttggggtgGCAACCTCACCGCTAGCTAGCCACctgtccattttttaaaaaagatttaattttaaattaaattattattttaatgtaatgtGTCAAAAATGCTTGTGTGGCACTAACAGGCGGCATAATTTCGTACGGAAAATCAACGGAAGGATTTATTGCACATTTTCGATAAACTTTGGTTAttaaaactgaaaacaaaaaaagaaaagaaaatgaggtATCATCTGTTTTTGGCCATTGACTCAAggatttttctaaaaaatttccttaaatttacCTTTCAAAAAGCTAGAAGAGTGAAtttgaaattactttttaatatttaagataaaaatttattatattaatattttaaaattaaaaaggcttCATCttaatttttggcaaaagacCTCAATTTTTATTGAGCCGTCTCTAGCGTAACCtcatctctctctgtctcactGTTCTTGTATGTTCACAATCAACCTCATCTCTCTTCTATGAGACGAACAAGAACAAGACGAGAGGGAAGGAAGCGTCTGATGCcaagtgttttttcttttgttttttcttcatgaacaaagaaatttgttaataattaaaaaactaacgtgaaaataaaaatttaaattgtatTGATACGTCATTTTGTAGTAAAAATGGTAGTAGCATTTTTGCAATTTCATTTATGAAAGCGATGatttttgattaatgaaagtGTGATGCGTTTGGGACAGAGCACTCCCGTCGTTTGATCATTTGCTTCTCTCATTCATCAGTTTTAAAGTTGCTTTCCTATTTTTCCTATTATATATCTTCAGGTTCTAAGAGGAGAAGCAAGAGTATAGGTGGGCTTGTTTTGTCTGAGAatgaataaaaaggaaagagagaaatcaTTTTTGAGAAATGGAGGCATTTTATTAGAGGATCTGATTGCTTCAAGTAATGGAAAATGTAATCTCATTCGCAATTTCTATGCTGAGGTGCTCATCACAGCAACAAACAACTTCCATTCAACTCACATTATGCAACAATGTCCATTACTTCCACAAGAGGGGATTATAGTTTATGAGCTAAATGATCATCTTGAGCATGTGACTTATCTTATGTATAAGGGTTATCTAGATGATCGACAAATCATTGTTAAGAAGTTCATGAGCTTGTCCGTGGAGGATGATAATGTAAGAAATTCAGATAAAGCTCAGTCCTATGCTATACGTGACATCGTCATTGCAACCCAGATGAGCAACCATAACAACGTTTTAAAGCTCTTAGGCTGCTGTTTAGAATTTCCTATACCAGCTCTTGTGCATGAATACGCAGCAAATGGAGCTCTCAATGACAAAGGAGGTTTTGGTGCTGATGAAGAATTCCTACCTTGGAAGTTGAGGATGCGGATTGCTAAGCAGCTTGCAAATTCACTTACATATCTCCACACTGCTCTTCTCAGGCCAGTCATCCATAGGGATATAAGACCCTCCTCCATTTTCTTGGACCGTAACTTTGTTCCTAAACTCTCCAACTTCTCAGTCTCCATAACAATCCCTCCTCACCAACCGTATACAAGTAATGAAACAGATATCACGTCTTTGTACTGTGATCCTGAATATTTAGAGTCTAGTTCTGCTACTGAGAAAAGTGATGTCTATAGCTTCGACATGCTTTTACTTATTTTCTCAACAGGGAAAAGTGCTAAAGCTATTTCTTGGGAAAGAAAGCCATTAATTAATAACTATGTGGGAGAACATGTTCTAAACGAGCAGGTGACTGAATTTGTGGATCCCAATATTTTGAGGGAGGAAGGAGGAGATGGACAAGCACAACAAGTAAAAGATTTTTTATGAGgatattctttcacaatttttaataaaataatatttaaatgattagataaaaatataactaatcggatgtatgaggcctttaaaaattcattagctaaactagataaagtgagttttgaatagctattttgcataaaaacttggctcctccattgtgaatgctctaatgTTATGTATCCGATGAACAATTATTCAATgaagaattatattttttataccattgaatgagatatttttgtttaagatgagatttctctttttgaagTACTAAACAAGTAAAGACGGAGAAatatttttaagcattttgagCATATATGAAAGGGAAAATTATAAAAGGACAGACTTTTctactaaaaataaattgaaatttatgtgattttattgataattctattaaaaatgcacgTGAGAATTACATGTTTTCAAAATAGATATCACATTAAtagattgaaatttttttcaacccaattttcCTCAAAACTAATTGGgtagaaaactttgtccatatcAAAGCCCCCTATGGTAATGATTCACTTACATGAACCAAATTTAAGATTAAACCAATTAGCTCTACCAAAAATGGCTTGCAAAGAACAAAGGATCACTTTCACCTTTTTTCGAGCAATATTCTAGTACAACGGCAAGGCGTTTTAAGGTGTTGAAAAGGGTAAAACGCAAGAGGATTTCACAGAGTTTTCAAATACTACCAAGCCAATACAGCTTGTCAGCTTCTATGCAATCTGTGATTCAGAGGATGAGACCGATGCAAATGCAAACCCTATCACCAATACGACCTCGTTTCGCAGAGCTCTTGAACCGCCCGTTTCTCAGGACCTTGAGCCTCAGAGCATCATCGTCTTCCTCTGATTACGCCGACCAGTCTCGCGGTGGCCTCCCTCGTTTCTTCTCCGAAGCTCTCCCTCCTTCCAAGgcactcactctctctctctctcatgtatatatgtatatgtatatgtatgtatatgggCACATACGGTCGCACACAAGCACCGGCGTGACTGACAATGTGTTTGTCTGGTGATAAAAATAGTGAAAGAGAAAAGGGCCTGGAAAACTTAGTCATTTGTGGTTTTCTGTTTGTTTAATGTAAGAGGGAAAGTAGGACATTGAAGAATTCCTCTCTGGGTTTTATGCAGAGTCATTGTTATTTTTTCATCAACTTGGTGCAGTCAACTACCTGAGTGTGTTAAATTTGATTAGTATCTGGAATTTAATGGATTAGATTGATGATAAAAATTTGTTCTTAATGTGTGCAGCTGTTTGTGCTGTGAATTCATTTTATGTTGTTCCTGTTATGGTGATTATTGAGATCAGAATGagaaatgtattttaaaaaaaattatagcttttttttttttttttttttttttttttttaagtaagatTATAGTTTGTTTAATAGAAGGGATTGAGATTTGGGTATTTGAAAACGGCTTTTGATCTTAATGGTTGAGGAGTGGGTGGCATGGGAAATCGGGTTCAATATTGGGAAATTTTGACTTTGGGTTTGCTGCTGTTTATTTGATGGGATTCTATGGAAGGTCTGGTAAATATaggattctttttctttctggttCTTGTGATTCTTGGCTGTTTAAGTTGATATTAGTCACTGATGTTGCTGTCGGTCTCAttcttatcattattattatttattgatcttttatttAGAAAGTCTGCTGGAATTTCTTAAACTTGGTGTTGGCATGATATAGGGGGTTTTATGTAAGACTGCTTCTTTAGGCTCTTTTGAAATATAATGTGGCACTTTCAATGCTGAAACTATTAGAGAAATTTTAACTTAGAGTCACATGATTGAAGAATATTGAAGACAGTATTCTTATTGTTTTCAATAATAATGCAGGGCAGTATTGTTCGTTTACAAGGTGATGAGTTCTGGCATATGACTAAAGTTTTGAGGTTGAGCACAAATGATAGGTATTCATAACCATTATCACTTTTAAGTTTTACCTTACCCTATTTACTTATTAAACTTGCTTTTGAGGAATTGTCTTTATTGCATATCTTATGCTATATTCTTACATGGGATTTGGAAGTACTAACGATGATTCTGAAAACAGAAAGCAGATTTAACCAATCTAAGTCACAGCACAA
This window encodes:
- the LOC132177888 gene encoding non-functional pseudokinase ZED1-like, yielding MNKKEREKSFLRNGGILLEDLIASSNGKCNLIRNFYAEVLITATNNFHSTHIMQQCPLLPQEGIIVYELNDHLEHVTYLMYKGYLDDRQIIVKKFMSLSVEDDNVRNSDKAQSYAIRDIVIATQMSNHNNVLKLLGCCLEFPIPALVHEYAANGALNDKGGFGADEEFLPWKLRMRIAKQLANSLTYLHTALLRPVIHRDIRPSSIFLDRNFVPKLSNFSVSITIPPHQPYTSNETDITSLYCDPEYLESSSATEKSDVYSFDMLLLIFSTGKSAKAISWERKPLINNYVGEHVLNEQVTEFVDPNILREEGGDGQAQQVKDFL
- the LOC132179383 gene encoding non-functional pseudokinase ZED1-like, with translation MSFGGLFCLRTNKKEEREEEREKSFLRNGGILLKDLIASSNGKCNPIRNFSAEELITATNNFDSSHIMQTCTLFPEKWLGGSEYEFLEVTYLMYKGYLDGRPIIVKKFTSENLEEYKPLSQAIRDIVIGTQMSNHNNVLKLLGCCLEFPIPVLVHEYATNGALNDKGGFGADKEFLPWKIRLRIAKQLANALTYLHTALLRPVIHRDLRPSAIFLDHNFVPKLCNFSISITIPPGESHARDDTIIQPTYCDPEYFESGSMNEKSDVYSFGIVLLIFLTGKKATGFVWTTEFHASNEHVTTEIVDPNILREEGGDGQAQQVEAFLALALACIRRKGEERPDMIDVAKELMRIEKSI